A single region of the Branchiostoma lanceolatum isolate klBraLanc5 chromosome 1, klBraLanc5.hap2, whole genome shotgun sequence genome encodes:
- the LOC136430210 gene encoding serine/threonine-protein kinase LATS1-like: MKRKEVDRKMRPKTFPSGSTAYAGNSRQMMQEIRESLRNLQKQQQNDASSSRSEPYKATGHAQDAQQQQQGSSRAARFGQHQEKLQKIAASLLPFEMGSGAAGVGGGRTSAAGDGVNKQMLQQLVQTGIDEEIAHRALKLTNSKSIQAAIELIGKMAYQDGTRAEQIATTKKVVTQGGVNRSAQSVNRNPSFQGSKESLVNIPPRTSPTFVTGMRSDSPLQGEISALSQGMPPRGQTPPPRGQTPPPRGQTPPPGNFRPVQQLGYSPGHVQQMIKRMSPVPQNGRGPLLAPQAQDTQRTSPIPAWAALGGTGNASALQNNAPPGRYSMTPPPSSVGRQSPAISQLGRGQSCEDISHLSTYMPGTKITQKEQAVSILTRAIGSRAAMGALHKSPSTDLLTSKPVITQSSTAQRRGSVSSSHSNSSVFSSNSESYSTSAAQANSNSLALHQNHLSPFSSSSSHTDSSQMTFSSGQSMPSQPMASKDPPSYDTAMTYLQLAHSSRQGGTSPNPYKSHKVVDQNMPLSINVHVDPSQVHYTSNPSALPPPPPYPHSSQLPASTTKLTNPVVLHSAKSKEVQKPVLQTAHAPVHPPLTNQPKTVAISPSIETASTANTTSPSSSPPETRSSTPSSLTSTTSPSEDNYPPPPPYRPPQTVEVRASPRSDTTQEGDESDINLQSSPKPERRRRFKGRDPERRGSKIKNFSPQAFKFFMEQHVENVLKSHQQRVTRRVQLENEMSKVGLSEEAQSQMRKMLCQKESNYIRLKRAKLDKSMFVKIKTLGVGAFGEVALARKVDTQTLHAMKTLRKSDVLKRNQVAHVKAERDILSEADNEWVVRLYYSFQDDENLYFVMDYIPGGDLMSLLIKKGIFEQSLAQFYTAELVCAIESVHKMGFIHRDIKPDNILIDRDGHIKLTDFGLCTGFRWTHDSKYYQPKDGHIRQDSMEPPEGWSLENCQCSYKGLKPLERRQARQHQRCQAHSLVGTPNYIAPEVLLRRGYTQLCDWWSVGVILYEMLVGQPPFLATTPAETQMKVINWDHYLTFPKQARLSRAGSDIILKFCCDAENRLGKKGVQEIKAHPFFNHIPWEKGLRKTKAPYAPYIRYPTDTSNFDPVDPERVRSSDSEEPEKVDATSPSNGMLPEHAFYEFTFRRFFDEGGPSAPEPYSDADSAEDGAEGSQESSSETAAEDGNGAVIAKHEPVFV; this comes from the exons ATGAAGCGAAAGGAGGTGGATAGAAAAATGCGCCCGAAAACTTTCCCTTCCGGCAGTACGGCGTACGCGGGGAACAGTCGCCAGATGATGCAGGAGATTCGCGAGAGTCTGCGCAACCTGCAGAAACAACAGCAGAACGACGCTTCCTCCAGCCGCAGCGAGCCGTACAAAGCTACTGGACATGCACAGGATgcacagcaacaacagcaaggGTCTTCCAGAGCCGCCAGGTTCGGACAACACCAGGAGAAACTGCAGAAGATCGCGGCGTCGCTGCTACCGTTCGAGATGGGGTCCGGTGcagcaggggtgggaggggggcggacctCTGCAGCAGGCGACGGtgtcaacaaacaaatgctCCAACAACTCGTGCAAACAGGCATTGACGAG GAGATTGCACATCGTGCGTTGAAGCTGACGAACAGCAAAAGTATCCAGGCTGCAATTGAACTCATTGGGAAGATGGCCTATCAGGACGGCACCAGGGCAGAGCAGATAGCAACAACCAAAAAAGTCGTCACACAAG GTGGTGTGAACAGAAGTGCCCAGTCTGTCAACCGCAATCCAAGCTTCCAGGGATCCAAGGAGTCGCTAGTGAACATTCCCCCTCGCACCAGTCCAACCTTTGTCACTGGCATGCGGTCGGACAGTCCCCTACAAGGAGAAATATCTGCCCTCAGCCAAGGCATGCCTCCCAGGGGACAAACCCCACCCCCTCGCGGACAAACCCCACCCCCTCGAGGGCAGACGCCTCCCCCTGGAAACTTCAGGCCTGTACAGCAGCTGGGATATTCACCTGGTCATGTGCAGCAGATGATCAAAAGAATGTCGCCCGTTCCTCAAAATGGCCGTGGTCCCCTTTTGGCACCGCAGGCTCAGGACACGCAAAGAACTAGTCCCATCCCAGCGTGGGCTGCGTTAGGGGGGACGGGGAATGCCTCTGCTTTGCAGAATAACGCGCCCCCCGGAAGATACTCCATGACTCCACCCCCCTCCTCCGTAGGAAGACAAAGTCCCGCCATATCTCAGCTAGGCCGGGGCCAGAGCTGCGAAGATATCTCCCACCTCTCTACGTATATGCCGGGGACTAAGATCACTCAGAAAGAACAAGCAGTCAGCATTCTCACCAGAGCAATAGGTAGCCGAGCTGCAATGGGAGCACTGCACAAGTCTCCCTCTACAGACCTCCTGACGAGTAAACCTGTTATCACGCAGAGTAGCACTGCGCAAAGGAGAGGGTCTGTCAGCAGTAGCCACAGCAATAGTTCTGTCTTTAGTTCCAACAGCGAGTCTTACTCCACGTCTGCTGCTCAAGCGAACAGTAACTCCCTCGCCCTCCACCAGAATCACCTCTCCCCGTTTAGCAGCAGTAGCAGTCACACGGACAGCTCGCAGATGACCTTTTCTTCAGGGCAAAGCATGCCGAGTCAACCCATGGCTAGTAAAGATCCGCCCAGCTATGACACGGCCATGACATACCTGCAGCTTGCCCACTCCTCCAGACAAGGGGGCACCTCACCTAACCCCTACAAGAGCCATAAGGTCGTAGATCAAAACATGCCACTTTCTATAAATGTTCACGTAGACCCTTCGCAGGTTCATTATACTTCCAACCCGTCCGCCctgcccccacccccaccataTCCACACTCTTCTCAGCTGCCTGCGTCCACCACAAAGCTAACAAACCCTGTTGTCCTGCACTCTGCAAAGAGCAAAGAGGTGCAAAAACCCGTCCTCCAGACTGCACATGCCCCTGTTCACCCACCTCTAACCAACCAGCCAAAGACAGTGGCCATTTCTCCCAGCATAGAAACAGCGTCGACTGCCAATACGACATCCCCGTCCTCTTCCCCACCGGAAACCAGGAGTAGTACGCCCAGCTCGCTTACATCCACGACAAGCCCAAGCGAAGACAACtacccaccccctcccccatacagacccccgCAGACGGTTGAGGTACGTGCCTCTCCGCGGTCAGACACCACCCAAGAAGGTGACGAGAGTGACATTAATTTGCAAAGCTCGCCAAAACCTGAGAGAAGAAGAAGGTTCAAGGGTCGAGACCCAGAAAGGAGGGGGTCGAAAATCAAGAACTTCTCTCCCCAGGCGTTCAAATTCTTCATGGAACAACACGTTGAAAATGTCCTGAAATCCCACCAACAGAGAGTGACCAGACGAGTGCAACTCGAGAACGAAATGTCAAAGGTCGGGCTCTCGGAAGAAGCACAATCACAGATGCGAAAGATGCTGTGTCAGAAGGAATCCAACTACATCAGACTGAAACGCGCCAAGTTAGACAAGTCGATGTTTGTAAAAATCAAAACCCTTGGTGTTGGCGCCTTCGGAGAGGTCGCGCTAGCAAGGAAAGTCGACACACAGACGCTGCACGCGATGAAAACCCTCCGTAAGTCGGACGTTTTAAAACGCAATCAAGTCGCACACGTAAAGGCAGAGAGAGACATTCTATCGGAGGCAGACAATGAATGGGTGGTGAGGTTGTACTATTCCTTCCAGGATGATGAGAATTTGTACTTCGTTATGGATTACATCCCTGGAGGAGATCTTATGAGCCTTCTCATCAAGAAAGGCATCTTTGAACAGAGCCTTGCGCAGTTCTATACTGCAGAACTTGTGTGCGCGATCGAGAGCGTGCACAAGATGGGCTTCATTCACAGGGACATCAAGCCGGACAATATCCTGATCGACCGAGACGGTCACATCAAACTGACGGACTTTGGTCTCTGTACAGGATTCCGCTGGACACATGACTCGAAGTATTACCAGCCCAAAG ATGGTCACATCCGGCAGGACAGCATGGAGCCGCCTGAAGGCTGGAGTCTGGAGAACTGCCAGTGTTCCTACAAGGGGCTGAAACCCCTGGAGCGGAGACAGGCACGGCAGCACCAGCGCTGTCAGGCACACAGTCTGGTGGGAACACCCAACTACATCGCACCCGAAGTACTCCTCAGAAGAG GGTACACCCAGTTATGTGACTGGTGGAGTGTGGGGGTGATCCTGTATGAGATGTTAGTGGGGCAGCCCCCTTTCCTTGCCACAACACCAGCAGAAACTCAGATGAAG GTGATCAACTGGGACCATTACCTGACCTTCCCAAAGCAGGCGCGCCTGTCCCGCGCAGGCTCAGACATCATCCTCAAGTTCTGCTGTGACGCAGAAAACAGACTTGGCAAAAAGGGGGTGCAGGAGATCAAGGCCCATCCGTTTTTCAACCACATTCCCTGGGAGAAGGGCCTGCGGAAGACCAAGGCTCCGTACGCCCCTTACATCCGCTACCCAACGGACACCTCCAACTTCGACCCGGTGGATCCGGAACGCGTGCGTAGCTCGGATTCCGAGGAACCCGAAAAGGTCGATGCAACATCACCGTCCAATGGCATGCTCCCGGAGCACGCCTTTTACGAGTTCACGTTCCGGAGGTTCTTTGACGAAGGCGGGCCGTCTGCCCCTGAGCCGTACAGCGATGCGGACAGTGCAGAGGACGGTGCGGAGGGGAGCCAAGAGAGCAGCTCAGAGACAGCCGCCGAGGACGGAAATGGGGCGGTGATCGCCAAACATGAACCTGTGTTCGTCTGA
- the LOC136430228 gene encoding vesicle transport protein SFT2A-like, whose translation MSDSSPTSPLLGTMDKLRKQLSGEGDDEKGLVTQISDGSTLSWSTRIKGFAICFILGVVFSFLGTFLLFTKNGLTVFAICYTFGNLLALGSTCFLMGPINQLKRMFKETRIIATIVVLICLALTLCAVFWWNNKGLAILFCILQFLAMTWYSLSYIPFARDAVKKCFAGCLG comes from the exons ATGTCTGATTCAAGTCCAACAAGCCCGCTTCTAGGAACCATGGACAAGCTAAGGAAACAGCTAAGTGGGGAGGGAGACGATGAGAAAGGTTTGGTCACACAG ATATCAGACGGCTCCACGCTGAGCTGGTCCACTCGTATCAAAGGCTTCGCCATCTGCTTCATACTGGGGGtcgttttttctttcttg GGTACGTTCCTGTTGTTCACCAAGAATGGGCTGACTGTGTTCGCTATCTGTTACACGTTTGGGAACTTGTTAGCCCTTGGGAG CACCTGCTTCCTGATGGGGCCAATCAACCAGCTGAAGAGGATGTTCAAGGAGACGAGGATCATCGCTACAATAGTCGTGTTG ATTTGCCTAGCGCTGACATTGTGTGCCGTTTTCTGG TGGAACAACAAGGGTCTGGCCATCCTGTTCTGCATCCTCCAGTTCCTGGCCATGACGTGGTACTCACTGTCATACATCCCCTTCGCCAG GGATGCTGTCAAGAAGTGTTTTGCAGGCTGCCTTGGATAA